The following proteins are co-located in the Oceanimonas sp. GK1 genome:
- a CDS encoding LysR family transcriptional regulator, with product MNFRFDLRHIKAFMAVAESLHFKKAADSLFITQPALSRLIKGLEESVGVELLARTTRQVALTEAGRLLLAECREGLRVLERGVHLAQAASQGDIGHISIAYNDFSINGVLPDIIERFKEKYPNISIELSHMPSHEQHRALQDCSIDAGFMIGPLNMPGIETLPCAVEGLLVVLPQRHPLAERSSLRLEELRNEKFILGADNCWRAFRSRFLKNCQQAGFSPNIVQEATTSTGIFGLVAANMGISVYTECVRKFTRKDIHLIPLEGIEHQVETIAAWNSAFISPSFAHFIRHLQGEALPA from the coding sequence ATGAACTTCAGATTCGATCTGCGCCATATCAAGGCCTTTATGGCCGTGGCCGAGTCGTTGCATTTCAAGAAGGCGGCGGACAGCCTGTTTATTACCCAGCCGGCCTTGAGCCGGTTAATCAAGGGGCTGGAAGAATCCGTAGGGGTGGAGCTGCTGGCCCGCACCACCCGCCAGGTGGCACTGACCGAAGCCGGCCGGCTGTTGCTGGCCGAGTGCCGTGAAGGGCTGCGGGTGCTGGAGCGGGGCGTGCACCTGGCCCAGGCTGCCTCCCAGGGGGACATTGGCCATATTTCCATCGCCTACAACGACTTTTCCATCAACGGCGTACTGCCGGACATCATCGAGCGGTTCAAGGAAAAATACCCCAATATCTCCATCGAGCTGAGCCACATGCCCTCCCACGAGCAGCACCGGGCGCTGCAGGACTGCAGCATCGACGCCGGCTTCATGATAGGGCCGCTCAACATGCCGGGTATCGAAACCCTCCCCTGCGCGGTGGAAGGGCTGCTGGTGGTGTTGCCCCAGCGCCATCCGCTGGCGGAGCGCAGCAGCCTGCGGCTGGAAGAGCTCAGGAATGAAAAGTTTATTCTGGGCGCGGACAATTGCTGGCGGGCCTTTCGCAGCCGCTTTCTCAAGAACTGCCAGCAGGCGGGCTTTTCCCCCAATATCGTGCAGGAAGCCACCACCAGCACCGGTATTTTCGGGCTGGTGGCGGCCAACATGGGCATTTCGGTATACACCGAGTGCGTGCGCAAATTTACCCGCAAAGACATTCACCTGATCCCGCTGGAAGGCATTGAGCACCAGGTGGAAACCATTGCGGCCTGGAACAGCGCCTTTATCAGCCCCAGCTTCGCCCACTTTATTCGGCACCTGCAGGGTGAAGCCCTGCCCGCCTGA